One Dermacentor andersoni chromosome 6, qqDerAnde1_hic_scaffold, whole genome shotgun sequence genomic window carries:
- the LOC126523024 gene encoding chitinase-like protein 4 codes for MADATVTYRQSRFEGLIPLFLASEEPPRNAPNSIFRSRNLCLLVFFVIAIMTAACACAAVVAATAEYFKSTPSDTARSGEEEDMAIPKRSARVAYQLLSQERPRKRVFCFVNTSLPSGSPRAFDVDNVSLALCDALVYVAVGLDPEESSIRFKNPVEDEEAIQKLSKAKAPEQTSMLETYACVGGEDSDSADFKRVISTKKSRLTFIRKAAQWVRQRGLSGLVLYWKYPTETSRTNLSTLLNTMRIYFDKDKIRMTVVVPWNVVTRRHGYFVRSLFDRLDVVIVDTHRTVDSSSFPVTTCQSPVRAVFRARYHGHAGLSSVVEALAAATTEHDVLFKAVFSVSLAGVSFTLKHPHLKNGRIGIKAVGPGRPFGHTNLTGIASYYDIVETLLVNRSWTRFLHGYSRCVVAHTHDQWIGFEDRVSLRAKRPILRRTHGMAVWDLSMDDFAGDFGSTWPLLREIHELVQSQNPYTVVTDTVPLGP; via the coding sequence ATGGCCGACGCTACCGTGACCTACCGTCAGAGTCGCTTTGAAGGACTGATCCCACTTTTCTTGGCGAGCGAAGAGCCGCCTCGCAACGCGCCGAACTCCATCTTTCGGTCCCGCAACTTGTGCCTGCTGGTATTCTTCGTGATCGCCATCATGACCGCGGCGTGCGCCTGCGCCGCCGTGGTAGCAGCTACTGCGGAATACTTCAAGTCGACGCCCTCAGACACGGCCAGAAGTGGCGAGGAAGAAGACATGGCCATTCCCAAAAGATCAGCTCGCGTAGCCTACCAGCTGCTCTCGCAAGAAAGGCCTCGGAAGCGGGTCTTCTGTTTTGTCAACACCAGCTTGCCGTCGGGGTCGCCGCGCGCGTTTGACGTCGACAACGTGTCACTTGCACTCTGCGACGCGCTCGTCTACGTTGCGGTCGGCTTGGACCCCGAGGAATCCTCTATTCGCTTCAAGAACCCCGTTGAAGACGAGGAGGCCATCCAGAAGCTGTCCAAGGCCAAGGCACCGGAGCAGACATCCATGCTTGAGACGTACGCATGTGTCGGGGGCGAAGATAGCGACAGCGCAGACTTTAAGAGAGTAATAAGTACCAAGAAATCACGCTTGACTTTCATTCGCAAGGCGGCGCAGTGGGTGCGACAGAGGGGCTTGAGCGGTCTCGTCCTGTACTGGAAGTATCCGACCGAGACGTCGAGGACCAACCTGAGCACCCTCCTAAACACGATGCGCATTTACTTCGACAAGGATAAGATCCGGATGACTGTCGTGGTGCCCTGGAACGTGGTCACTCGCCGACATGGCTACTTCGTTCGCTCGCTGTTCGACCGGTTGGACGTGGTCATTGTGGACACCCACCGGACCGTGGACTCGAGCTCCTTTCCAGTGACGACTTGCCAGAGTCCCGTGAGAGCCGTGTTCAGGGCCAGGTACCACGGCCACGCGGGCCTGTCTTCAGTGGTGGAGGCGCTCGCCGCAGCCACCACAGAGCACGACGTCCTCTTCAAGGCCGTCTTCAGCGTCTCCTTGGCTGGAGTGTCGTTCACGCTGAAGCACCCACACTTGAAGAACGGCCGCATCGGTATCAAGGCCGTCGGACCGGGCAGGCCGTTTGGCCACACCAACCTTACCGGCATCGCCAGCTATTATGACATCGTGGAGACTCTGTTGGTCAACCGTAGCTGGACGCGGTTCCTGCACGGCTACTCTCGGTGCGTGGTGGCACACACCCACGACCAGTGGATCGGATTCGAAGACAGGGTCAGCCTGCGCGCCAAGAGACCCATCTTGCGCCGAACGCATGGCATGGCCGTGTGGGACTTGAGCATGGATGACTTCGCGGGTGACTTCGGTTCCACGTGGCCACTTCTGCGTGAGATACACGAATTGGTGCAGAGCCAGAACCCGTACACGGTCGTGACGGATACTGTGCCGTTGGGGCCCTAA